The Streptomyces sp. NBC_01255 genome window below encodes:
- a CDS encoding response regulator — protein sequence MSTQPLRVLVVEDDPVAADAHALYAGRVDGFTVVGVAHSRAAAVRVLDRTPVDLILLDLYLPDGHGLHLLRALRAAGHSADVIAVTSARDLAVVREGVSLGVVQYVLKPFAFATLRDRLARYAEFRASAGEASGQDEVDRALATLRAPHPATLPKGLSAPTLEAVTRTLRDTPAGVTAAEAGTAVGISRITARRYLEHLVTEGRAVRAPQYGQIGRPELQYRWLDGRARRY from the coding sequence GTGAGTACGCAGCCCCTCCGCGTCCTCGTCGTCGAGGACGACCCCGTCGCCGCCGACGCCCACGCGCTCTACGCCGGGCGGGTCGACGGCTTCACCGTCGTCGGGGTCGCCCACTCCCGGGCCGCCGCCGTGCGGGTGCTCGACCGGACGCCGGTCGACCTGATCCTGCTCGACCTCTACCTGCCCGACGGCCACGGCCTCCACCTGCTGCGCGCGCTCCGCGCCGCCGGGCACTCCGCCGACGTGATCGCCGTGACCTCCGCCCGCGATCTGGCGGTCGTCCGCGAGGGCGTGTCCCTCGGCGTCGTCCAGTACGTCCTGAAGCCGTTCGCCTTCGCCACGCTCCGGGACCGGCTCGCGCGGTACGCGGAATTCCGGGCGTCCGCCGGAGAGGCCTCGGGGCAGGACGAGGTGGACCGGGCGCTCGCCACGCTCCGGGCCCCGCACCCCGCCACGCTGCCGAAGGGGCTCAGCGCCCCGACCCTGGAGGCGGTCACCCGTACCCTCAGGGACACCCCGGCCGGGGTCACCGCCGCCGAGGCGGGCACGGCGGTCGGGATCTCGCGGATCACCGCCCGCCGCTACCTGGAGCACCTGGTGACCGAGGGCCGGGCCGTGCGCGCCCCGCAGTACGGTCAGATCGGGCGGCCCGAGCTCCAGTACCGCTGGCTCGACGGCCGGGCCCGGCGTTACTGA
- a CDS encoding helix-turn-helix domain-containing protein, with protein sequence MAPGHVAYGLRAQYGLFVDPDTVVAWERGRLLPTEQELTALAGVLWCAPAELIAAATTLREHRMARGLPAEELARRVGVTAHAYQRMEDEGRWRGTERQTATLAEVLGLGPRALITATGGDDSLAELLRDAATTRWQAYVKPTVKMVPLPKRAVESALQQLHTEYHGRMAATSSWGASGATGDEGRAYLEEITGHFWAAVGQ encoded by the coding sequence ATGGCCCCGGGACACGTCGCGTACGGCCTCCGCGCCCAGTACGGCCTGTTCGTCGACCCCGACACCGTCGTCGCCTGGGAACGCGGCCGCCTCCTCCCGACCGAACAGGAGCTCACCGCCCTCGCGGGCGTCCTCTGGTGCGCCCCGGCCGAGCTCATCGCCGCCGCCACGACCCTGCGCGAGCACCGGATGGCCCGCGGGCTCCCGGCGGAGGAGCTGGCCCGACGGGTCGGTGTGACGGCCCATGCGTACCAGCGGATGGAGGACGAAGGCCGCTGGCGCGGCACCGAACGCCAGACGGCCACCCTCGCGGAGGTCCTCGGCCTCGGCCCGCGCGCGCTGATCACGGCGACCGGCGGCGACGACAGCCTCGCCGAGCTGCTGCGGGACGCCGCCACCACCCGCTGGCAGGCGTACGTGAAGCCGACCGTGAAGATGGTGCCGCTGCCCAAGCGGGCCGTGGAGTCGGCGCTCCAGCAGCTGCACACGGAGTACCACGGGCGGATGGCGGCGACCAGCAGCTGGGGAGCCTCGGGGGCGACGGGCGACGAGGGGCGCGCGTACCTGGAGGAGATCACCGGGCACTTCTGGGCGGCGGTGGGCCAGTAG
- a CDS encoding tyrosine-protein phosphatase: protein MRRHIPFERLHNFRDLGGYRTADGGTVRWETLYRSDSLAKLAGAGPDDLARFRALRVATVIDLRYPWEIDAKGRLPETEEAAWHNLSIEHRPYDQAEIDPDLDPWRYLADRFAEVAEDGAEEIRTALEVIASADGPLVFHCASGKDRTGIVAALVLALVDVPDEEILADFALTELATERLIADWRAAHPGRELRWPGYGRAPAEIIRLFLADLRERYGSVYGYVTGPVGLDPAVVTALRTRLVDPA from the coding sequence GTGAGACGACACATACCCTTCGAACGACTCCACAACTTCCGTGACCTGGGCGGCTATCGGACCGCCGACGGCGGGACCGTGCGGTGGGAGACCCTCTACCGCTCCGACTCCCTGGCCAAGCTCGCGGGAGCCGGACCCGACGACCTCGCCCGCTTCCGCGCGCTGCGCGTGGCCACCGTGATCGACCTGCGCTACCCGTGGGAGATCGACGCCAAGGGCCGCCTGCCGGAGACCGAGGAAGCCGCCTGGCACAACCTGTCCATCGAGCACCGGCCGTACGACCAGGCGGAGATCGACCCGGACCTCGATCCGTGGCGCTACCTGGCCGACCGGTTCGCCGAGGTCGCCGAGGACGGTGCGGAGGAGATCCGTACCGCCCTTGAGGTCATCGCCTCGGCCGACGGCCCGCTGGTCTTCCACTGCGCCTCCGGCAAGGACCGCACGGGAATCGTCGCGGCCCTCGTCCTCGCGCTCGTCGACGTCCCCGACGAGGAGATCCTCGCGGACTTCGCGCTCACGGAACTGGCCACGGAGCGGTTGATCGCCGACTGGCGGGCCGCGCACCCGGGCCGCGAGCTCCGCTGGCCCGGGTACGGCCGGGCGCCGGCCGAGATCATCCGGCTGTTCCTCGCGGACCTGCGCGAGCGGTACGGCTCCGTGTACGGGTACGTCACCGGCCCCGTCGGGCTCGACCCGGCGGTGGTCACGGCGCTGAGGACCCGGCTGGTGGACCCCGCCTAG
- a CDS encoding benzoate/H(+) symporter BenE family transporter has translation MTTAEQSAGGDTEEEAGAAGHRGILRDASLSAVLAGLITVVVSCSGPLLVVLAAAAAGHLSDAQTASWVWAACVGSGLTCAVLSWWTRMPVITAFSTPGAAVLVGSLGDYSYPEAVGAFLVSGLLMALVGVTGVFGWAMRRVPPGITAGMLAGILFSFGAGLFSALDGAPLPVFASLATFLAVKQRSPRYAVAWALLAAVLATAVVPGIHASSVDISWTLPVFTAPEFSGSALVGIALPLAVVTMASQNAPGLGVLAACGYRPNDRLIVTATGLASTALAPLGGHAVNLAAITAAISTGEEAHRDPRRRYVAGLACGFFYLLTGACGAALVGLFAALPSELVAVIAGTALLGTFSTSLAQAMADEQGRDASVVTFLTTASGVTLGGIGSACWGLVLGLATHAALTARRRRGTPAEKPDALDGGASTASTRSP, from the coding sequence ATGACCACGGCCGAGCAGAGCGCCGGGGGCGACACCGAGGAGGAGGCCGGGGCGGCAGGACACCGGGGAATCCTCCGGGACGCCTCGCTCTCCGCCGTCCTCGCGGGGCTCATCACCGTCGTGGTCTCGTGCTCCGGCCCCCTGCTCGTCGTCCTGGCGGCAGCGGCCGCCGGTCACCTCAGCGACGCGCAGACCGCGTCCTGGGTGTGGGCGGCGTGCGTGGGCAGCGGCCTGACCTGCGCCGTGCTGAGCTGGTGGACCCGCATGCCGGTGATCACCGCGTTCTCGACACCGGGCGCCGCGGTCCTCGTCGGCAGCCTCGGGGACTACTCCTACCCCGAGGCCGTCGGCGCCTTCCTGGTCAGCGGCCTCCTCATGGCCCTGGTCGGTGTGACCGGCGTCTTCGGGTGGGCCATGCGGCGCGTACCGCCCGGGATCACGGCGGGCATGCTCGCTGGGATCCTGTTCTCCTTCGGGGCCGGTTTGTTCTCGGCCCTGGACGGCGCCCCTCTCCCGGTCTTCGCGTCCCTCGCCACCTTCCTGGCCGTCAAGCAGAGGTCCCCGAGATACGCGGTGGCCTGGGCGCTTCTCGCGGCCGTGCTCGCCACCGCCGTCGTGCCGGGCATCCACGCCTCGTCCGTCGACATCAGCTGGACCCTGCCCGTGTTCACGGCACCGGAGTTCAGCGGTTCGGCGCTCGTGGGGATCGCCCTCCCGCTGGCCGTGGTCACGATGGCCTCGCAGAACGCGCCCGGCCTCGGCGTGCTGGCCGCCTGCGGGTACCGCCCGAACGACCGGCTGATCGTCACCGCCACCGGACTCGCCTCCACGGCGCTCGCCCCGCTCGGCGGACACGCCGTGAACCTGGCGGCGATCACGGCCGCGATCAGCACGGGCGAAGAGGCCCACCGGGACCCGCGACGCCGCTATGTGGCCGGCCTGGCGTGCGGCTTCTTCTACCTGCTGACCGGTGCCTGCGGAGCCGCCCTCGTGGGCCTCTTCGCCGCGCTGCCCTCCGAACTCGTCGCCGTCATCGCCGGGACGGCGCTCCTCGGCACGTTCTCCACGAGCCTCGCGCAGGCGATGGCCGACGAACAGGGCCGGGACGCGTCGGTGGTCACCTTCCTCACCACGGCGTCCGGCGTCACCCTCGGCGGCATCGGGTCCGCGTGCTGGGGCCTGGTCCTGGGACTGGCGACGCACGCGGCCCTCACCGCCCGCAGGCGGCGCGGAACGCCGGCGGAGAAGCCGGACGCGCTCGACGGAGGGGCGAGTACCGCGAGTACCAGGAGCCCCTAG
- a CDS encoding aminotransferase-like domain-containing protein, giving the protein MTVQTVHFSRGIPPLEAIPSAAIAELTREILSSESDRVFQYAPIGHHIGDRELRDELGAFHSVDPDRIFVTNGSLQALDLLAAHLLKDAPNKSVLAEAPTYDRAVQIFERHGGQVSGVPLRHDGLDLDILRDRLRTEVPAFVYVIPDFQNPSGVTTSEEKRRELVGLSAEFGFTILEDIPYRELRFDGDAPTLLSELAESVPGARVLTMGSLSKMLSPGLRVGYVIAPPGVPRALAALAESTYLSPAPLLQTVAARAFASGLVRQNIEDVRKLLRPRHDTAVEAVRKALGDVALCVPEGGYYLSVHLPVRTTEEKFLAAAAGEGLALTRGSAFYPAESAPPAGTVFLRLPFMSLGAEEFTEGIERLAAVAQRAE; this is encoded by the coding sequence GTGACCGTCCAGACCGTCCACTTCTCGCGCGGCATCCCTCCGCTCGAAGCGATCCCCTCCGCCGCCATCGCCGAGCTGACCCGGGAGATCCTCAGCTCGGAATCCGACCGGGTCTTCCAGTACGCGCCCATCGGCCATCACATCGGCGATCGTGAACTCCGCGACGAGCTCGGCGCGTTCCACTCCGTCGACCCCGACCGGATCTTCGTCACCAACGGCTCCCTCCAAGCCCTCGACCTGCTCGCGGCCCACCTCCTCAAGGACGCCCCGAACAAGTCGGTGCTGGCCGAAGCGCCGACGTACGACCGCGCGGTGCAGATATTCGAGCGGCACGGAGGCCAGGTGTCCGGGGTGCCGCTGCGGCACGACGGACTCGACCTGGACATCCTGCGGGACCGACTGCGCACGGAGGTGCCCGCGTTCGTCTATGTGATCCCCGACTTCCAGAACCCCAGCGGTGTGACCACGAGCGAGGAGAAGCGGCGCGAACTCGTGGGGCTCTCCGCCGAGTTCGGGTTCACCATCCTGGAGGACATCCCGTACCGGGAACTCCGCTTCGACGGCGACGCCCCCACGCTCCTCAGCGAACTCGCGGAATCCGTCCCCGGCGCCCGCGTGCTGACCATGGGCTCGCTCAGCAAGATGCTGAGCCCCGGACTGCGGGTCGGCTACGTCATCGCCCCGCCCGGCGTCCCGAGGGCCCTGGCGGCGCTCGCCGAGAGCACGTACCTGTCACCGGCCCCCCTGCTCCAGACGGTGGCCGCGCGGGCCTTCGCGAGCGGCCTGGTGCGCCAGAACATCGAGGACGTCCGGAAGCTGCTGCGGCCGCGCCACGACACCGCCGTCGAAGCGGTGCGGAAGGCCCTCGGCGACGTCGCGCTGTGCGTGCCCGAGGGCGGCTACTACCTCAGCGTGCACCTTCCGGTCCGGACCACGGAGGAGAAGTTTCTCGCCGCGGCGGCCGGTGAGGGCCTCGCCCTCACGCGAGGCTCGGCCTTCTACCCCGCCGAGTCGGCGCCCCCCGCCGGCACCGTGTTCCTCCGGCTCCCGTTCATGTCGCTCGGCGCCGAGGAGTTCACCGAGGGCATCGAGCGGCTCGCCGCCGTGGCGCAACGCGCGGAGTAG
- a CDS encoding alpha-hydroxy acid oxidase yields the protein MARELSGLLTLTDFEHAAESVLDAASWAYVAGGADTQLTVRGNTEAFDQVWLRPRALGGTGVQPDTTVTVFGQQLALPVLLAPTSPQRLLHDDAEIATARAAESAGTVAIVSTDSHHAFPEIAGSVKNGSWFQLYAYRSRDDIAATIALAEEAGATALVVTVDASYAARRISTKRAGFRTPAHVDFGNLRALGVLTGEIPDGARIERYPLTWDDLAWIRTLTRLPLVVKGILRAEDAERCVGLGVDGVIVSNHGGRQLDGAMPSLVALEQVAAAVSGRAVVLMDGGIRSGVHVVKALALGADAVCIGRPYLWGLGLAGQQGVEAVLDLLKSEIEDTLLQVGSDSIADLGADFAVNAR from the coding sequence ATGGCAAGGGAATTATCCGGGCTGCTGACGCTGACCGACTTCGAGCACGCCGCCGAATCCGTACTCGACGCCGCTTCCTGGGCGTACGTGGCGGGCGGCGCCGACACCCAGCTCACGGTCCGTGGCAACACCGAGGCCTTCGACCAGGTCTGGCTGCGCCCGCGGGCCCTCGGCGGGACGGGTGTACAGCCCGACACCACGGTGACCGTGTTCGGGCAGCAGCTCGCGCTGCCGGTCCTGCTCGCCCCGACCAGCCCCCAGCGGCTCCTCCACGACGACGCCGAGATCGCCACCGCCCGAGCGGCCGAGTCCGCGGGCACCGTCGCGATCGTCAGCACCGACAGCCACCACGCGTTCCCCGAGATCGCCGGCTCCGTCAAGAACGGCTCCTGGTTCCAGCTCTACGCCTACCGCTCCCGGGACGACATCGCCGCGACGATCGCCCTGGCGGAGGAGGCCGGCGCGACCGCGCTCGTGGTCACGGTCGACGCCAGCTACGCGGCCCGCCGCATCAGCACCAAGCGAGCGGGCTTCCGCACCCCCGCCCACGTCGACTTCGGCAACCTGCGCGCGCTGGGCGTGCTCACCGGTGAGATCCCGGACGGCGCCCGCATCGAGCGGTACCCGCTGACCTGGGACGACCTCGCATGGATCCGGACCCTCACGCGCCTCCCGCTCGTGGTCAAGGGCATCCTGCGGGCCGAGGACGCCGAACGGTGCGTCGGCCTCGGCGTGGACGGCGTCATCGTCTCCAACCACGGCGGCCGTCAGCTCGACGGCGCGATGCCCAGCCTGGTCGCCCTGGAGCAGGTGGCGGCAGCGGTCTCCGGCCGCGCCGTGGTCCTCATGGACGGGGGCATCCGCTCCGGGGTCCACGTCGTCAAGGCCCTCGCGCTCGGCGCGGACGCGGTGTGCATCGGCCGCCCCTACCTGTGGGGTCTCGGCCTCGCCGGCCAGCAGGGCGTCGAAGCGGTTCTCGATCTCCTCAAGAGCGAGATCGAGGACACGCTGCTCCAGGTCGGCTCGGACTCCATCGCCGATCTGGGCGCCGACTTCGCGGTCAACGCCCGCTGA
- a CDS encoding sulfite exporter TauE/SafE family protein: protein MELYEVLGLLVAATAAGWVDAVVGGGGVLLIPVLLLSFPQYSPAVALGTNKIAAVMGTATAAYMYQRRTKLDRSVLLPAAGLAVPFGAVGALSASSVPASYFRPVIMGLLITVALFVAFRPGFGVQQRNIVVTPRRRLVAILLAGVGIGFYDGVFGPGVGTFLIISFTTLLATQFLESAAMAKVINASSNLGALAVFAWQGNVLWALGLGMALGNITGAMIGSRTAMKRGSGFVRIVLVVVVTGMVIKMGFDQFA from the coding sequence GTGGAACTGTACGAGGTGCTCGGCCTGCTCGTCGCCGCGACGGCAGCCGGCTGGGTGGATGCTGTCGTCGGCGGTGGCGGGGTACTGCTCATCCCGGTACTCCTGTTGTCCTTCCCCCAGTATTCGCCTGCGGTGGCGCTGGGCACGAACAAGATCGCGGCGGTCATGGGCACCGCGACCGCCGCGTACATGTACCAGCGGCGCACGAAGCTGGACCGCTCGGTGCTGTTGCCGGCCGCCGGGCTCGCGGTCCCCTTCGGCGCCGTCGGCGCCCTGTCCGCGTCGAGTGTTCCCGCGAGCTATTTCCGGCCCGTCATCATGGGCCTGCTCATCACGGTGGCGCTCTTCGTGGCCTTCAGGCCCGGTTTCGGGGTGCAGCAGCGGAATATCGTCGTCACCCCTCGCCGTCGCCTCGTGGCGATTCTCCTCGCGGGCGTCGGAATCGGTTTCTACGACGGAGTCTTCGGGCCCGGCGTGGGCACCTTCCTCATCATCTCGTTCACCACGCTCCTCGCGACGCAGTTCCTGGAGAGCGCGGCCATGGCGAAGGTCATCAACGCGTCCTCCAATCTGGGCGCCCTCGCGGTCTTCGCCTGGCAGGGAAACGTCCTGTGGGCCCTCGGACTGGGAATGGCCCTGGGAAACATCACCGGCGCGATGATCGGATCGCGCACCGCAATGAAGAGAGGATCCGGATTCGTCCGGATCGTGCTGGTCGTCGTGGTCACCGGAATGGTGATCAAGATGGGATTCGACCAGTTCGCATAA
- a CDS encoding TauD/TfdA family dioxygenase, with protein sequence MESHGYFLLRGVPIGELPNTPQSHDPHILDEHATNGTLMLVADLLGSLTGYQDEKSGALFHDVHPVRGEEGRIENSGSVAFDWHTENVHHPLRPDYLGLLCLRQDHEQVAATRVSSVRNALPLLTDGQVEELRKPQFHSLYPTSFTRDIAGPRPTAGPHPVIFGPADRPFMRFNSHNTQSDRPEARDALSALAAALEEVGRDLVLEPGDLVVLDNHVVVHGRTAFTPRYDGRDRWLRRFYSLRSTPLWAQRMMRHPRVLPAMTEIRGVV encoded by the coding sequence GTGGAATCCCATGGATACTTCCTGCTTCGGGGAGTCCCCATCGGGGAGTTGCCGAACACGCCGCAGTCCCATGACCCCCACATCCTCGACGAGCACGCGACCAACGGAACCCTCATGCTCGTCGCGGACCTCCTGGGTTCGCTGACCGGCTATCAGGACGAGAAGTCGGGGGCGCTCTTCCACGACGTGCATCCCGTGCGCGGCGAGGAGGGCCGGATCGAGAACAGCGGGTCGGTCGCCTTCGATTGGCACACGGAGAACGTGCACCACCCGCTCCGCCCGGACTACCTGGGCCTGCTCTGCCTGCGGCAGGACCACGAGCAGGTCGCCGCGACGCGCGTCTCGTCCGTCCGGAACGCGCTGCCCCTGCTGACGGACGGCCAGGTGGAGGAGCTGCGGAAGCCGCAGTTCCACAGCCTGTACCCGACCTCGTTCACACGGGACATCGCGGGGCCCCGCCCCACTGCGGGCCCCCACCCGGTGATCTTCGGCCCGGCGGACCGGCCGTTCATGCGCTTCAACTCGCACAACACCCAGAGCGACCGGCCGGAGGCGCGGGATGCGCTGTCGGCGCTCGCCGCGGCGCTGGAGGAGGTCGGCCGCGACCTGGTGCTCGAGCCGGGCGATCTCGTCGTCCTGGACAACCACGTCGTGGTGCACGGCCGTACCGCCTTCACGCCCCGCTACGACGGGCGCGACCGCTGGCTGCGCCGGTTCTACTCCCTGCGCAGCACCCCCTTGTGGGCCCAGCGCATGATGCGACACCCGCGAGTGCTGCCCGCGATGACGGAGATCCGCGGGGTCGTCTGA
- a CDS encoding helix-turn-helix domain-containing protein produces MRPAERAPDPREVRNAAEFVACLQALKDWSGLTYRELAARAEARGEVLPRSTVANMLARATVPREELLVTFVRACGVEPGGLEEWQAVRKELAVRGVYEPVAADPVEGADPVEGADPVDGAEPVEGADSAPAAGPSVVWPAGPAESPDGAPDARRPGPRSRIRRALVATVALTGLVLAGVSVVAVLRDGHGAHPPRTLTAPAAGDVRIRVIGQDLCLGERRGSRSGQIHQVPCADAKVPLYSLKETGGDRWRIVSDHPDYGPGCSGIPSGGRIPDAAYEDSECGDPSRVEEFALEPYGTPVEGYRIVPAGSATSGSCVTVVGDRSAAWARLAQAPCAPDAAGQLFSFDRRSP; encoded by the coding sequence ATGAGGCCGGCGGAACGGGCACCCGACCCGCGGGAGGTACGGAACGCCGCGGAGTTCGTCGCGTGCCTCCAGGCGCTCAAGGACTGGTCCGGCCTGACGTACCGCGAACTCGCGGCCCGGGCCGAGGCGCGCGGCGAGGTCCTGCCCCGCTCCACCGTCGCCAACATGCTGGCCCGCGCCACCGTCCCCCGCGAGGAGCTCCTGGTCACCTTCGTCCGCGCGTGCGGGGTGGAGCCGGGCGGCCTTGAGGAGTGGCAGGCGGTACGGAAGGAGCTCGCGGTACGGGGGGTGTACGAGCCCGTCGCCGCCGATCCCGTGGAGGGAGCCGATCCGGTGGAGGGAGCCGATCCGGTGGACGGAGCCGAACCGGTCGAAGGAGCCGACTCCGCCCCCGCCGCCGGGCCCTCGGTCGTCTGGCCCGCGGGCCCGGCGGAGTCCCCGGACGGCGCCCCCGACGCGCGGCGGCCGGGACCCCGGTCCCGGATACGGCGCGCCCTCGTCGCGACGGTCGCGCTGACCGGCCTCGTGCTCGCCGGCGTCAGTGTCGTCGCCGTCCTGCGGGACGGGCACGGCGCCCACCCGCCCCGTACCCTCACCGCGCCCGCCGCCGGGGACGTACGCATCCGGGTGATCGGCCAGGACCTGTGCCTCGGCGAGCGGCGCGGCTCGCGCTCCGGGCAGATCCACCAGGTGCCGTGCGCCGACGCGAAGGTGCCGCTCTACTCGCTGAAGGAGACGGGCGGCGACCGGTGGAGGATCGTTTCGGACCACCCGGACTACGGCCCCGGCTGCTCCGGCATACCCTCCGGCGGCCGGATACCCGACGCGGCGTACGAGGACTCCGAGTGCGGCGACCCGAGCCGGGTGGAGGAGTTCGCCCTGGAGCCGTACGGCACCCCCGTCGAGGGCTACCGGATCGTCCCGGCCGGCTCCGCCACGTCCGGCAGCTGTGTGACCGTCGTCGGTGACCGCTCGGCGGCCTGGGCACGACTGGCCCAGGCCCCCTGCGCGCCGGACGCGGCGGGCCAGCTCTTCAGCTTCGACCGCAGAAGCCCCTAG
- a CDS encoding ATP-dependent 6-phosphofructokinase: protein MRIGVLTAGGDCPGLNAVIRSVVHRALTGHDDEVIGFEDGFKGLLDGHYRPLDLNNVSGILARGGTILGSARLERNRLAEAAESAPDLARQYGIDVLIPIGGEGTLTAARMLSDAGMPVVGVPKTIDNDISSTDRTFGFDTAVGVATEAMDRLKTTAESHQRVMVVEVMGRHAGWIALESGMAGGAHGICLPERPFQVDDLVKMVEERFARGKKFAVICVAEGAHPAEGSMEYKKGEIDQFGHERFQGIGNQLAVELERRLGKEARPVILGHVQRGGTPTAYDRVLATRFGWHAVEAAHRGDFGRMTALRGTNVEMVPLAEAVTRLKTVPDDRIREAESVF, encoded by the coding sequence ATGCGCATCGGAGTTCTCACCGCAGGCGGCGACTGCCCCGGCCTGAACGCAGTGATCCGGTCGGTCGTGCACCGGGCGCTGACCGGCCACGACGACGAAGTCATCGGCTTCGAGGACGGGTTCAAGGGCCTGCTCGACGGCCACTACCGACCCCTCGACCTCAACAATGTCAGCGGCATCCTCGCCCGTGGCGGCACGATCCTCGGCTCCGCGCGACTGGAGCGCAACCGGCTGGCCGAGGCCGCCGAGTCGGCCCCCGACCTGGCCAGGCAGTACGGCATCGACGTCCTCATCCCGATCGGCGGCGAGGGCACCCTGACCGCCGCCCGGATGCTCTCCGACGCGGGCATGCCCGTCGTCGGCGTCCCGAAGACCATCGACAACGACATCTCCTCCACGGACCGCACCTTCGGCTTCGACACCGCCGTCGGCGTCGCCACCGAGGCCATGGACCGGCTGAAGACCACCGCCGAGTCCCACCAGCGGGTGATGGTCGTCGAGGTGATGGGCCGCCACGCCGGCTGGATCGCGCTGGAGTCCGGCATGGCCGGCGGCGCGCACGGCATCTGCCTCCCCGAGCGCCCCTTCCAGGTCGACGACCTCGTCAAGATGGTCGAGGAGCGCTTCGCGCGCGGCAAGAAGTTCGCCGTCATCTGCGTCGCCGAGGGCGCCCATCCGGCCGAGGGCTCGATGGAGTACAAGAAGGGCGAGATCGACCAGTTCGGTCACGAGCGCTTCCAGGGCATCGGCAACCAGCTCGCCGTCGAGCTGGAGCGGCGCCTCGGCAAGGAGGCCCGCCCGGTCATCCTCGGTCACGTCCAGCGCGGCGGCACGCCGACCGCGTACGACCGGGTGCTCGCCACCCGCTTCGGCTGGCACGCGGTGGAGGCGGCGCACCGCGGCGACTTCGGCCGGATGACGGCGCTGCGCGGCACGAACGTCGAGATGGTGCCGCTGGCCGAGGCCGTGACGCGGCTCAAGACGGTTCCCGACGACCGCATCCGCGAGGCCGAGTCGGTCTTCTGA